DNA from Magnolia sinica isolate HGM2019 chromosome 19, MsV1, whole genome shotgun sequence:
GGAAAAGgattcaaggatcaacattttgAAATAAGTTTAATAATGAAACTTGTTGGGTATCCTTATGAGTCGAATCATATATAAAGCGTGGATATTTTGAAACATGACAAGAATTCAATGTAACTGTACAATGAATGGGAATTGTTGGTGAGTGTCTTTGAACAAGCCATTCTCATTGTATAATAGTGGCCACCATAATGATTTGACCAGGTCTGGTAATTTCATCATAGGCCTTGGTTCAACCCCATCTAGATACATACAGTGGCTAGATTTGAAGCCCGACCTTCCTCTTGagcagaaacggattggctactccccctgccatcagcccagTGGCTGGTAGTctatgggccccgccatgatgtatgtgtttcatccattccgttcatatatttttacagatcattttattatttgatcctaaaaatgagatggatataagtctcaggtggaccacaccacaggaaaacaatagtgattggatatccaccattaaaatcctcctgagccctattgtactgtttatttgacatccaatatgttaattgaGTCATAAAAGCCCCAGCTTAAGGAAAAAGGACAaggatcagcttgatacaaaacttctatggccccaaaaaagtttttaatggtgtaagcTCATTCAACGCTATTTCCaataatgcggtccacttgacattgggatatatctcattttttatgtcattctataaaatgatctagaaaaatatatggacggcatggatgaaatatatacatcatggtggggcccacagagcaccaccatcagccattggccggtggcaggggagtagccgatcTGTTTCCCTCTCAAGCAAAGTTTAGGTGCTCCACGAgctctggaaacggattggctactctcccacgGCCGGTCCTTAGccgggccccatcataatgtatgtgtttcatctatgcggtatgtatatttttctagatcattttatggtatgaaaaataaggtatatcttaatctcaagtggaccacattataggaaacagggttgaatgaatgtcaaccattaaaaactttttgagttcttttggtcTTTATAACttaattaacatattggatgtcaaataaacagtacagtaggccttatgagaattttaatggtggatatcttatcactattgttttcctgtggtgtggtccacctgagatttatatccctctcatttttggcacagagccctaaaatgatccgtaaaaaatggatgaacggaatgggtgaaaccgggcccacagagcaccgactatgagccaatccgcgtcccaaagCTATAGCCTTACAGGGCTTAGGGCGCACGGCACGAGATGATGACACCGACGCGACTTACACAGGGGAGTCAaagatgagcggcttggatcacGCACGCGGAAGTGGAACTGGTGCGAGTACCGACCGAGGACACCGTAAAACTCCTCGCTACCGACCAGAGTCATAAGAACCCTaaacccgagagagagagagagagagagagagagagacagagagcgCGAGCGAGGTAGAGAGGTGGAGCGAGATGGGAAAAGCCAAGGGCAAGCATAGATTGGATAAGTACTATCACCTAGCGAAGGAGCAAGGTTACCGTTCTAGAGCTGCTTTCAAGCTCCTCCAGCTCGACGCCAAGTTCCGTTTCCTCCCTTCCTCCCGCTCCGTCCTCGATCTCTGCGCCGCCCCTGGCGGTTGGTTGCAGGTCGCCGTCCGCCATGTCCCCGTCGGCAGCTTCGTCCTCGGCGTCGACCTCTTCCCCATCCGTCCTATCCGCGGCGCTCTCTCCATCGAGGAGGACATCACCACTCAACGCTGCCGCTCCTCCATCAAGAAGCTCATGGATGAAAACGGCTGCCGTGCTTTTGATATTGTCTTGCACGACGGTTCCCCCAATGTTGGTGGCGCTTGGGCTCAGGAGGCCACTAGTCAGGCTGCTTTGGTTGTCGATGCCGTCAAGCTCGCCACTGAGTTCTTGGCACCCAAGGGGACTTTCGTCACCAAGGTGGGGTTTTTAttggttttcttctttcttttcatcttttttttcttttttggtaatttaatagtttatgttatggttttggAGCATTCGTTTTCCTCATTTCGCTATGTCAAATGCCACCTTTTTCTTTTGAAGCAGGGTGAAATTAGTCTAGTAGGGTTACCaatgctttttcttcttcttcttcttcttttggttgCTTCTTTATTGAATTGGTAATGCTAGTTTCTTGCATATTATCTATTGCTGTTATTGTAGTCACAGCCGCTGCTTTCATCATCCTTGGGAGTGTCCTTTCTTGctgcctttatttatttattttactaggGATACTGAAATTTCAACATTGTATTGGATCCAAAAGCAGATAACCTTAGTACCTTCTACATCACCTATTTTCGTTCACCATTCCCTTTCCCCCCAAGAAGGCAGTGCGATGGGCATTCAGTGTTGGAGTCAGCCTGTCTCTAAATTCCTTAGTTGTTGTCGTTGTATAAGAAAATAATAAGAATAGCTTACTTGAGTACACGATTTACGCCTGACACTACAAAATAGTCCATTGTCTTAGGAAGCATTGCCATGATGTTCTTCCCTGTTGATGTTACCAGCTGTCCTTCTTCTTTCATGTTTGAAATGGGACCTTTCAGATTTTGGATTTTCCTGTGGGGAAATGCAACTGCTTATGTAAGACTACACAATAAGTTTCAATAGCAGGAAGTTTctcctaaggggtcgtttggatgtctGTAAGTTTTGAAGTTGTGACTTTCACCTGAAGTGATTTTCAGCTGTAAaccacttacagggaagtgaatTCTCACCCCAGCCCCATTTTTGTGtgtgacttacaggtgaatttcctccaaacaccacctgtaagtgacttacctgtaaatcacttcccacttacagaacttacaggcatccaaacgaccccttagtagCAGAAAGTTTCTAATTGAGTTGCCACTCTTCCTCCCCTCTATGAAGTTCCTCCTACTGTTGGCCACTTCTGTCAAATCTGCCTTTAGCCACCGAGtttgtaccttttttttttcgttttaagTCAACTTTCAATATCGTATTTAgctaagttattattattattattattattattattattttatatatgcaACTGGTTAATAAGTATTTTCTTTATATTTTACTAGATAGAGATACATTCGgtgtattttagttttattttataAAGACTAATGAGAATTGGCTATTCCTAGCTTGTGCAACCAAGAAGTATTGCTTAATGTGCCTGTCTCCAGTCTCTGTGTTTATCCCTCTCAAATTTCTATTTTACATTGGAGGTGTTTTATGTGAATGCCTTTCTGAGATCTTCCTTTTAGTGCCCTTGCACTGTTCATTGGATAGTTGAATTTTTTAGTTTTCAAATATTCCTGGCTTGGCAAGTATATCACCAGTCCCCTTTGTTTGCTAATGCTTTCTACTATTttgtgacaggttttcaggtcACAGGACTATAGTGCTGTTCTCTACTGTCTCAAGCAGGTGAGGTTTCTTTTCTCGCTCAGGACTTGTTTGTTCATCTCTGTAGGTGGTTCATATGGATGGTGTAATTTGCGTGGCAGCTATTTGACAAAGTAGAGGTGACTAAACCTGTTGCTAGTCGTTCAACATCTGCGGAAATTTATGTGGTCGGTCTTAGATATAAGGCCCCTGCAAAGATTGATCCTCGCCTTCTTGATGTTAAGCATCTATTTCAGGGAGCTATAGAACCCCCTAAGGTAATTTAAATAAGTTCTTTGACTCAGAGATTGATGCATGCTGTCCATACTAATTGAGATTGTTTTGTTCTCATACTACTTGGGCATCTGATGCAGGTGGTTGATGTTCTTCGAGGAACAAAACAAAAGAGACACAGGGAAGGGTAAGCCTTCTCTTTTTTGGTGGGTTTTGTTTGCACTATTGGCAAAAGCATGATGGCTGCTGTTTGTTTGCAGTTGCTGGcggtatatttaaataaatttgaTTAGCAGTACGCTAGATAGACTACTTTCTGAATATGACATTTAGTTTTTTTTGCTGTCAACATGAACCAGCATGGACACAGACATTCCATGGCAGAGACGGATATATGAGGTTTTCtgttagggtgcgtttggttcaccaaatatcaagaaattttatgatatcgtgcaccaaattagactgattaatcatgaaatatcatcatattttgtgcaaccaaacacacccttaaaaaAGTCCATATGAGATTTTGCCAACCTCATTTATTTGGggtaaagcttagatgatgatgattgtattcTGTATGAGCTTTTCTTGTCTCACATGCACCCTTCAACATGCACATCTTCATATAGAAAAAGGAACATGCACCTCTAGATGCTGTCACACGTTCCAACCACACATAGGATGTGTTATACTCGGCATTTGTGTAGGACATCTGATCTGTGtatcaggtggagcccactgtgtagATCATATGTCTAGGtcacacatgtatgaaaacaACTGATGGTCTACAGGAACTTCCAAATTCTTCGGGCCATTTGCTGTTGtatttttcatgtttggattaCTTGATCCTTGAGTAGCCTGAATATTTTGTCGAAGGATCTACAAGGTGGCTTCCACATGATGCATGACTCAAAATCCTATGTGCGCTAGCACACATGGCTGCATCTGGAGGTACATGTGGCGCTTCCTTGATCTCCATACCTTTTATATGGACTGTCTGTTTGTGTTGGGCATCTTGAAGTTGTTTTGTGAATGCCTTTAACATGCAATTTATTATGTTTTTCCACAGGTATGAGGATGGAGTTACAACTTTAAGGAAGGTATGTTCGGCTTCGGATTTTGTGTGGTCTGAATCACCGCTGGAAATTCTTGGTTCGGTTACATCTATATCGTTCGAGGATCCTGCTTGTTTATCGCTCAAAGATCATACATTAACAACAGAGGAGGTGATTTATCATTTTTGGTTTCGTTTTTCAAGATTTATTTCTCTCCTTTTCCCCTCCTGCAGCCAATTCTGACCATCTagcttaattttaattttagattAAAGCTCTATGCGACGATCTACGTGTTCTAGGAAAGCAGGATTTCAAGCATATCCTGAAGTAAGTCCTGTGCTGTTCTACGTACTCCTTATTACTTGCAAGTTTGAAACGAATCTCTGTTGGTGGCATTTTGAATCAGAACTTGTGTATGTTACTTCTCGAAATGGTTATGATCACTAGTTCTAAATTAATTAGGCATTTACACGTGTTTTACTATTTGTAGGTGGCGCATGCGCATAAGGAAGGCGTTGTCACCTGCTCAAAAAGTTGCTTCAATTGATAATGATGCTCAAGATTGCACTAAGGGCGATGACGATGATCGCATTCTtaatgaaatggaggagttgaccTACGCAATGGAGCGCAAGAAGAAGAGAGATAAAAAAATCCTTGCAAAAAGACGTGCAAAGGTTAGCAATCTTGTTTAAAAAACAATTTAGCAAGAAAGATGAATTTGCTATGCATTTCTTTTAGCTGATTTGCTCTTTCTTTCATTGATTGCAATCTCCAGGACAAAGCTCGCAAAGCAACAGGCATGCAAATAGATGCAACGGGAGATAGTTATGTTGATCACGAAttgttttctctttcttctatCAAGGTTAGTTTGTGCTTCAATTTACATGTTTCAACATAGtttccaaaatttgaaattctgTCTGCTGCTTTAAAGGATATTCCAACCCATCAAAGAATTGACTGGTTGCTATAATGATAATTCCTTTTTCCAATAATATATGACCATAGTAATATTGTAGACTTGTTGTATGACCATAATATTtccaaagaagaaaaaagactGCACAGCTTGACCTTGCTGGTTCACCTTTTGGCACTCCCGTTCCTTTGAGACATGCAGTTGTGATATCTCCATGCCATTTCCATGTTCGCTTCAGGGAAAGAAAGAACTGCGGGCTGTTGATTCCACAGAGTTTATTGATGAGAATGACGACTTCAATGACAGCGAGGTTGAAGAAAACCCTGCAGCTTCTTACAAGGAAGATTCACCCAGTGATATTGATTCTGATGATGAACAAAGACGGTAATTCTCTAATCTTTTGATGTAGTCGATAGGTTGCAGATGATATTAGCGTCTTTCCTGTACAAATAAATGATGATTGATCTGCTTGctgtggatatgtaatgatgcatTTGATTACTCTTGGTTAGGTATGATGAGCAAATGGAGGAACTCCTTGATCAAGCTTATGAACGATTCGTGAGTAGAAAAGAAGGAACTGCTAAGCAGCGGAAACGTGCAAAGCTGGCCCTTAGTAAGGATGGTGGGGATTTATTGAAGGTATGATGAAACCAATGAAGTTAAAGGTGATATAGGTGCATGGCGAGGCATAGGTCTGAGGTGCTTGGGCCGCCTGCACTGCGCCTTGGGCCTTTGGCGATGTGCTTTCCTTGCGTCTCAGGCAAGGTGCTATCCCTGAGTACTACCTGTTGAATGATGCGAGATACCCTTATGATTATGGGTACCTCAGTGATGCGAGATACCCTTGTGATTATGGGTGCCTCAGTGATGCGAGATACCCTTTAGATTTAAGCTTTGATTTATGGAAAATACCACTTCTGTCAAAA
Protein-coding regions in this window:
- the LOC131235591 gene encoding adoMet-dependent rRNA methyltransferase spb1, coding for MGKAKGKHRLDKYYHLAKEQGYRSRAAFKLLQLDAKFRFLPSSRSVLDLCAAPGGWLQVAVRHVPVGSFVLGVDLFPIRPIRGALSIEEDITTQRCRSSIKKLMDENGCRAFDIVLHDGSPNVGGAWAQEATSQAALVVDAVKLATEFLAPKGTFVTKVFRSQDYSAVLYCLKQLFDKVEVTKPVASRSTSAEIYVVGLRYKAPAKIDPRLLDVKHLFQGAIEPPKVVDVLRGTKQKRHREGYEDGVTTLRKVCSASDFVWSESPLEILGSVTSISFEDPACLSLKDHTLTTEEIKALCDDLRVLGKQDFKHILKWRMRIRKALSPAQKVASIDNDAQDCTKGDDDDRILNEMEELTYAMERKKKRDKKILAKRRAKDKARKATGMQIDATGDSYVDHELFSLSSIKGKKELRAVDSTEFIDENDDFNDSEVEENPAASYKEDSPSDIDSDDEQRRYDEQMEELLDQAYERFVSRKEGTAKQRKRAKLALSKDGGDLLKGDDGDDLIPSDHDSDRDDAENDVNPLMVPLHEEEQPTQEQITEKWFSQDIFAEAAEEGKFARYDSEDEGEVRERKLSIQKIPKENKTRSENLSVSKTQVSQPEDFEIVPAEAMDTSDDSSSSDESEIDDDAKAEILAYAKKMLRKKQREHILDDAYNKYMFDDEGLPTWFIEEEKRHRQPIKPVTKEEMAAMKAQFKEIDARPAKKVAEAKARKKRVAMRKLEKVRQKANSISDQTDISDRSKGKMIDRLYKKAVPKKPQREYVVAKKGVQVKGGKGKVVVDRRMKKDARSHGMGKPGKGGLKKGKNVKGKGGRRGGKGATKASAKKGNKGKKNKMSMGD